From the Euphorbia lathyris chromosome 6, ddEupLath1.1, whole genome shotgun sequence genome, one window contains:
- the LOC136233885 gene encoding anthocyanidin 3-O-glucosyltransferase 2-like codes for MEKSKAPAQFIFVPAPGAGHLVSTIEFAKTLIQLDPQIFISLLVIKLPFTPFVDAYINSLAHSQPNIHLIHVPQADPPPSELADKSIESYVCAFIDSHKSLIHNIIQHIISDSHSTPVVGLILDLFCPSLIDIADEFGIPSFIFLTSGGAFLNLMFCLPSRHQQIAKEFSISDSEISIPGFRNPVPPKVLPHAVFNKDGGYEAYIQIAKGFHRVKGIIVNTFTELESYAIESYKKGNYPKVYPVGPVLNLRGHPNPEMDKSEWDKIMKWLDDQPESSVVFLCFGSAGSFDEKQLKEIAMGLEQSGHKFLWCIRFPEKQETETKKAHDMLPEGWLERVKGRGMISGWAPQVEVLGHKAIGGFVSHCGWNSILESLWYGVPIATLPIYAEQQLNAFSLVKELEMAVELKLDYRRNGEIGKEEVEKGVRSLMEDSENERNKVKDMSKLARMVHLEGGSSFNSLSQFIRDVTH; via the coding sequence ATGGAGAAGAGCAAGGCTCCGGCTCAGTTCATATTCGTTCCTGCTCCGGGAGCCGGTCACTTAGTATCCACCATTGAATTTGCTAAAACCCTTATTCAACTTGATCCTCAAATATTCATATCTCTTCTTGTGATTAAGCTTCCTTTTACTCCCTTTGTTGATGCTTATATCAATTCTCTTGCTCATTCCCAACCCAATATCCATCTAATTCATGTTCCTCAAGCCGATCCTCCTCCTTCCGAGCTCGCCGACAAATCTATTGAAAGCTATGTTTGTGCCTTCATCGATTCTCATAAATCCCTAATCCACAACATCATTCAGCATATCATCTCTGATTCTCATTCTACTCCAGTTGTTGGATTAATTCTTGATTTATTTTGTCCATCCTTGATTGATATCGCTGATGAATTTGGTATACCTTCTTTCATTTTCTTAACTTCCGGCGGAGCCTTTTTGAATCTAATGTTCTGTCTTCCTTCTCGTCATCAACAAATCGCCAAAGAGTTTAGCATCTCCGACTCTGAAATCTCAATTCCAGGGTTTCGCAATCCTGTTCCGCCCAAAGTTTTGCCTCATGCTGTGTTTAACAAGGATGGTGGTTATGAAGCTTATATTCAAATCGCTAAAGGATTTCACCGAGTTAAAGGTATAATAGTTAATACATTTACCGAGCTTGAATCTTATGCAATTGAGTCATATAAAAAGGGCAATTACCCAAAGGTTTACCCGGTCGGACCGGTGCTAAACCTGAGGGGTCATCCTAACCCGGAGATGGATAAATCCGAATGGGATAAGATAATGAAATGGCTAGATGATCAGCCGGAATCATCTGTAGTGTTCTTATGTTTCGGAAGTGCAGGGTCGTTTGATGAAAAACAACTGAAAGAAATAGCTATGGGGTTAGAGCAGAGCGGGCATAAATTCTTGTGGTGTATACGTTTTCCGGAAAAGCAAGAAACAGAGACGAAGAAAGCACATGATATGCTACCGGAGGGGTGGTTGGAGAGAGTAAAAGGGAGAGGAATGATAAGTGGGTGGGCACCGCAAGTGGAGGTTCTCGGGCACAAGGCAATCGGAGGTTTTGTGTCTCACTGTGGATGGAATTCAATATTGGAGAGCTTGTGGTATGGAGTGCCGATTGCGACCTTGCCTATATATGCAGAGCAGCAGCTTAATGCTTTCAGTTTGGTGAAGGAATTGGAAATGGCGGTGGAGCTCAAATTGGATTACAGGAGAAATGGTGAGATTGGAAAGGAAGAGGTTGAAAAGGGTGTTAGGAGTTTAATGGAGGATAGTGAAAATGAGAGAAACAAGGTCAAAGATATGTCAAAACTTGCAAGGATGGTTCACTTGGAAGGTGGATCTTCTTTCAATTCATTATCTCAATTCATTAGAGATGTTACACATTGA